The following are encoded together in the Bradyrhizobium algeriense genome:
- a CDS encoding DUF971 domain-containing protein produces MRAPDVTLAWPVEIRLPKDRRTLSVAFDDGRTFDLPAELLRVTSPSAEVQGHSEAERKTVGGKRNVTILSVDPVGNYAIRIGFDDMHSTGIYSWAFLRDLGVNAERRFQDYLDDLQAKGLDRDRPGVR; encoded by the coding sequence GTGCGAGCGCCTGACGTCACGCTGGCGTGGCCGGTCGAAATTCGCCTGCCGAAGGATCGCCGGACGTTGAGCGTTGCTTTTGACGACGGCCGTACCTTCGATCTCCCCGCCGAGTTGCTCCGGGTAACCAGCCCGTCCGCCGAAGTGCAGGGGCATTCCGAAGCCGAGCGCAAGACGGTCGGCGGCAAACGTAATGTGACCATTCTTTCCGTCGATCCTGTCGGCAATTATGCCATCAGAATCGGGTTCGACGACATGCACTCGACCGGTATCTACTCCTGGGCGTTCCTGCGCGACCTCGGCGTGAATGCCGAACGGCGCTTTCAGGACTACCTCGACGACCTCCAGGCCAAGGGGCTCGACCGCGACAGGCCAGGCGTGCGCTGA